The following proteins are co-located in the Halostella salina genome:
- a CDS encoding proline dehydrogenase family protein: MIPPIANNFVAGTSVAAALDRAATNNKNGVNTILNLLGEHHGDPEKATEDTEAYCALVEDISESDVNACISVKPSQIGQEISADQFETNLSRIVETADSHDVFVWVDMEDSETTDVTLDAYERLAREHNGGVGICLQANLKRTRNDLERLSDVPGKVRLVKGAYDEPESVAFKNKSRVDEAYRTLLEDAFEQRDGGIAVGSHDPEMIEYAKTLHQEYGTPYEIQMLMGVREDAQQNLAAEGVDVYQYVPYGSRWIQYFYRRVRERKENALFALRAVVGV; this comes from the coding sequence CGGCATTAGACCGTGCAGCTACAAATAATAAGAACGGTGTCAACACGATCCTCAATTTACTCGGAGAACATCATGGTGACCCCGAAAAAGCAACCGAAGACACGGAAGCATATTGCGCATTAGTTGAGGACATATCAGAGTCTGATGTTAATGCCTGTATCTCAGTCAAACCTTCACAAATCGGACAAGAAATATCTGCTGATCAATTTGAGACCAATCTCAGTCGCATCGTCGAAACTGCGGACTCGCATGATGTTTTCGTTTGGGTTGATATGGAAGATTCCGAGACAACGGATGTGACACTCGATGCATACGAGAGATTGGCCCGGGAACACAACGGCGGTGTCGGTATCTGTCTTCAGGCTAATCTCAAACGAACAAGGAACGACTTGGAGCGTCTCAGTGATGTACCTGGGAAGGTACGACTTGTGAAGGGTGCGTACGACGAACCGGAATCGGTCGCATTCAAGAATAAATCCCGTGTCGATGAGGCGTATCGGACGTTACTCGAGGACGCATTTGAACAACGGGATGGAGGAATCGCGGTAGGAAGCCACGATCCGGAGATGATCGAGTACGCGAAAACACTACACCAAGAATACGGCACCCCGTATGAGATACAGATGTTAATGGGTGTTCGTGAAGACGCTCAGCAGAATCTTGCAGCTGAAGGCGTGGATGTCTACCAGTACGTCCCCTACGGGTCACGATGGATACAGTATTTTTATCGCCGGGTGCGTGAGCGGAAGGAGAATGCATTGTTTGCACTACGGGCAGTTGTCGGTGTGTGA
- a CDS encoding IS6 family transposase, with the protein MPEIARLIEGSDCFELDFLEREATPEPAMKLGIRLYLAELSLLDTISVLYRLGAERCRTTVHNRVQKADLQPRDGANPAHVAVDETVIQLNNERFWLYAAVGSDTNRLLHVKLSPTRNQAITEMFLAELCEKHLVGDTLFLVDSAPWLQAALHRHGLDYRYEKHGNRNSVECVFRELKRRTNQFSNCFSHAESNTVENWLQAFAFAWNQLI; encoded by the coding sequence ATGCCAGAGATCGCCCGCCTCATCGAAGGTAGCGACTGCTTCGAGTTAGACTTTCTGGAGCGAGAGGCGACACCCGAACCCGCGATGAAGCTGGGTATCCGACTCTATCTAGCAGAATTATCACTTTTAGATACAATTTCTGTTCTCTATAGGTTGGGTGCCGAACGTTGTCGGACGACGGTTCACAACCGGGTGCAGAAAGCAGATCTACAGCCCCGTGACGGTGCGAATCCGGCTCACGTCGCGGTTGACGAGACCGTGATCCAACTCAACAATGAACGGTTCTGGCTGTACGCCGCCGTCGGTTCCGACACGAACCGCTTGCTGCACGTCAAGCTCTCTCCGACGAGAAACCAGGCGATCACCGAGATGTTTCTCGCAGAACTCTGCGAGAAACATCTCGTCGGTGACACACTCTTTCTCGTCGATTCCGCACCGTGGCTGCAAGCAGCGCTCCACCGACACGGCCTCGATTACAGATATGAAAAACACGGTAATCGGAACAGCGTCGAATGTGTCTTTCGAGAACTAAAACGTCGAACCAACCAGTTCTCAAACTGTTTCAGTCACGCCGAATCAAACACCGTCGAAAATTGGCTGCAAGCATTCGCCTTCGCATGGAACCAGCTTATCTAA